Proteins encoded within one genomic window of Granulicella pectinivorans:
- a CDS encoding DHA2 family efflux MFS transporter permease subunit produces the protein MSDLETQPWVPKHNPWLIAITVSLATFMEVLDTSVANVALPHIAGSFGASQDESTWVLTSYLVSNAVILPIAAYLSTLLGRKRFYMICVALFGVSSLLCGLAPTLPLLLFFRVLQGLGGGGLGPSEQSILADTFSPAKRGQAFALYGLAIVMAPTIGPTVGGWITDNFDWRWIFFINLPVVVLSLYLTNRLVEDTPTIEREVKEARSGKFRVDYIGFSLLALTFGCLEVVLDKGQEDDWFSSPFIVAFIAISAISFISVIFWELWMARTKQRPILDLTLFKNRTFALSVGMMFVLGGTLYGVNTLLPQLLQNLMHYTAEQSGITLGSGGLATLLCMPLVGFLVGKVDPRKLISVGFILTAAGLFNMSGIDLQMSMGYAAKLRFMQSLGFGFLFIPISTMSYVGVAADKNNDVAGMTNLARNIGGSCGTAFFTTLLVRHEQLHQNVLVRHAVRSNVFFNNRMNQLIQSHGEHGALQQMYRSVQQQASLLSYLDVIYLFAFACTIMIPVAFLMKKAPSGGGEVVMH, from the coding sequence ATGAGCGATCTCGAGACACAGCCCTGGGTTCCCAAGCACAACCCATGGCTCATAGCAATCACGGTAAGCCTAGCGACCTTCATGGAGGTATTGGATACCTCCGTCGCAAACGTTGCGTTGCCCCACATTGCGGGTTCGTTCGGTGCAAGTCAGGACGAATCGACCTGGGTGTTGACCTCCTATCTCGTCTCGAACGCAGTCATCCTTCCGATTGCCGCTTATTTGTCGACCTTGCTGGGGCGCAAGCGGTTTTATATGATCTGCGTCGCGCTCTTCGGGGTCAGCTCTCTTCTCTGCGGGCTTGCACCAACTTTACCGCTGCTGCTTTTCTTCCGGGTTCTACAGGGGCTAGGCGGCGGCGGCCTTGGCCCCTCGGAGCAATCGATCCTCGCGGACACCTTTTCTCCCGCTAAGCGTGGACAAGCCTTTGCTCTCTATGGTCTTGCCATCGTGATGGCCCCTACCATCGGGCCCACTGTCGGCGGGTGGATCACGGACAACTTCGATTGGCGATGGATATTCTTCATCAACCTACCAGTCGTCGTGCTCTCCCTTTATCTGACCAACCGGCTCGTTGAAGATACCCCGACCATCGAGCGGGAGGTCAAGGAGGCCCGCAGCGGCAAGTTTCGCGTCGATTACATCGGCTTCAGCCTTCTTGCCCTTACCTTCGGTTGCCTGGAAGTGGTACTTGACAAGGGACAGGAGGACGACTGGTTCAGCTCTCCCTTCATCGTCGCCTTCATTGCCATCTCGGCAATATCTTTCATCTCGGTCATCTTCTGGGAACTATGGATGGCACGTACAAAGCAACGGCCAATCCTGGACTTGACACTGTTCAAGAACCGCACCTTCGCCCTTTCGGTTGGCATGATGTTCGTTCTGGGGGGAACTCTATACGGAGTCAACACGCTGCTTCCGCAGCTCCTGCAAAACCTGATGCACTATACGGCGGAGCAGTCGGGCATCACCCTTGGCTCCGGTGGTCTTGCAACCTTGCTGTGTATGCCGCTCGTCGGTTTCCTCGTCGGGAAGGTGGACCCTCGCAAGCTAATCTCGGTCGGTTTCATCCTGACCGCTGCTGGCCTTTTTAACATGAGCGGAATCGATCTCCAGATGAGCATGGGCTACGCCGCAAAGCTCCGTTTTATGCAGTCGCTTGGCTTTGGCTTCCTGTTCATTCCGATCAGCACGATGTCCTACGTGGGAGTTGCTGCGGATAAGAACAACGATGTTGCAGGCATGACGAATCTTGCACGCAATATCGGCGGCTCATGCGGGACGGCGTTTTTCACTACCTTGCTGGTGCGCCATGAACAGCTCCATCAGAACGTGCTTGTCCGTCATGCCGTTCGTAGCAATGTGTTCTTCAACAATCGTATGAACCAACTGATCCAGTCCCATGGCGAGCATGGGGCTCTGCAGCAGATGTACCGCAGTGTTCAGCAGCAGGCGAGTCTTCTCTCCTACTTGGACGTTATCTATTTATTCGCCTTCGCTTGCACCATCATGATTCCCGTTGCCTTCCTGATGAAGAAGGCACCGTCCGGCGGCGGCGAAGTGGTCATGCACTAA
- a CDS encoding TolC family protein, which yields MNNPYRKTVPFIRLRLLLLGVVAWTFGPALMSAQQGQSQGPKAQQVQLSGFPQGNNSASLQQSASPSTTSSVNTINTTVQVQGAYQGSVLGPVSGDGPVSLTFAEAIRRGLQYNLGTLDSSASLKQARAQRLSALSQMLPNIYATLLESGAKTDLQTQGLSSGVFGGGAVLPTVVGPYHYYSAEVNLSEEFSFTSLHNLRSADDARQAALMNGRDAREMVVLAVSGSYLRVLATQALVASQEAQVEYAKVSYKQAQDQMEAGTKAQIDANRSLVELQSQQQRLTSDKAQLAKEQMSLARVIGLPLDRQLVLSETLPTSAPELPGVDSAVKEGLDHRADLMAAGLQVKAAQQALNASKSEYLPSFSVNGSYGLQGVNPNKGANVFQATATLNIPIWSSGRVRSDVQQADAAVDQRKSEFADKKGVVEHDVRTALLDLNVAAEQVKVAESNRQLALSTLKQSQDRFAAGVTTSVEVVQSQESLGSAELDYINGLFSLNVGRINLARATGQAEAVVPTLIQ from the coding sequence ATGAATAATCCATATCGTAAGACTGTCCCATTCATCCGTTTACGACTTCTCTTGCTTGGAGTTGTTGCCTGGACATTCGGTCCGGCGTTGATGTCGGCACAGCAAGGGCAGTCGCAGGGCCCGAAGGCGCAGCAGGTTCAGCTCTCAGGCTTTCCTCAAGGCAATAACTCTGCTTCGCTTCAGCAGTCCGCTTCGCCGAGCACGACCTCTAGCGTCAATACGATTAACACCACCGTTCAGGTGCAGGGAGCCTACCAGGGAAGCGTTCTTGGGCCTGTGTCCGGTGATGGCCCGGTCTCTCTCACCTTCGCGGAAGCGATTCGGCGTGGTCTGCAATACAACCTCGGCACATTGGACTCTTCTGCTTCGTTGAAGCAGGCACGCGCACAGCGGCTAAGCGCTCTCAGCCAGATGTTGCCGAACATCTACGCCACTCTCTTGGAGAGCGGCGCGAAGACCGATCTGCAGACGCAGGGTCTCAGCAGTGGAGTCTTTGGCGGAGGCGCGGTGCTGCCGACGGTCGTGGGTCCTTACCACTACTACAGCGCAGAGGTGAATCTGTCGGAGGAGTTCAGCTTTACATCGCTTCATAACCTGCGTTCCGCTGACGATGCCCGACAGGCGGCACTCATGAACGGTCGCGACGCACGAGAGATGGTGGTGCTGGCAGTGAGCGGCTCTTACCTGCGGGTGCTGGCTACGCAGGCTCTTGTAGCGTCTCAGGAAGCACAGGTGGAGTACGCGAAGGTCTCGTACAAGCAGGCGCAAGATCAGATGGAGGCAGGCACCAAGGCGCAGATCGACGCCAACCGCAGTCTTGTCGAGTTGCAATCGCAGCAACAGAGGCTCACCTCGGATAAGGCTCAGTTGGCTAAAGAACAGATGTCGCTCGCTCGCGTGATAGGCCTCCCATTAGACCGTCAACTCGTACTCTCGGAGACGCTTCCAACTTCGGCGCCGGAACTACCTGGCGTGGACTCTGCCGTGAAGGAAGGTCTGGATCATCGCGCCGACTTGATGGCGGCGGGCCTCCAGGTGAAAGCGGCGCAGCAGGCGCTCAACGCTTCCAAGTCGGAATATCTGCCATCCTTTTCCGTCAACGGCAGCTACGGCTTGCAGGGCGTGAATCCGAATAAGGGGGCCAATGTCTTTCAGGCGACCGCAACCCTGAATATTCCTATCTGGTCCAGCGGTCGCGTGCGATCTGATGTTCAGCAGGCAGACGCGGCAGTGGACCAGCGCAAGTCCGAATTTGCCGACAAAAAGGGCGTCGTCGAACATGACGTCCGAACGGCACTGTTGGATCTAAACGTCGCCGCAGAGCAGGTCAAGGTTGCGGAGAGTAATCGCCAACTCGCATTGAGCACCCTGAAGCAGTCCCAGGACCGATTTGCCGCCGGAGTCACGACCTCGGTCGAAGTTGTGCAGTCACAAGAAAGCCTGGGTTCGGCTGAACTGGATTACATCAATGGGCTCTTCTCGCTCAACGTTGGTCGAATCAATCTTGCTCGAGCAACCGGGCAGGCTGAGGCCGTTGTTCCCACCCTTATTCAGTAA
- a CDS encoding HlyD family secretion protein, with protein MPTQTEETKDQHQDSAHDANAPVDPAKKRRKMFGVALIAFFVIVGCIGWFLYSGTYESTDDAEVDAHLNPVAARVQGTVTKVYVEDNQVVQAGQPLVDLDPNDVTVALAQAQANYDQAVAQLNAQNPNVPITQATNASDIASQQAEVQNAEAALSAAKSDYESAVAKLRQAEATNQKSQSDLVRYKQLLDKQEIAHSDYDQYSSTARSQEAAVNAAAASADSYKKVIQQREAQVVQQRAKYQQTTANAPRQVEIKHATVAGNAAAVESSKAQLEQAKLNLAYCHVVAPVAGIVMQRSAEVGQRVAAGVQLLMVAQVDSPWVTANFKETQLRKMHPGQSVTVKVDALERSFNGTVESIAASTGDRASVLPAENATGNYVKVVQRLPVRIRFLPNQDGLDKVRPGMSVEPTVHFK; from the coding sequence ATGCCGACACAAACGGAAGAGACGAAAGATCAGCACCAGGACAGCGCTCATGACGCAAATGCTCCAGTCGATCCAGCCAAGAAGCGGAGAAAGATGTTCGGTGTCGCACTGATCGCGTTCTTTGTTATCGTCGGGTGCATTGGCTGGTTCCTTTACTCCGGCACCTATGAATCGACGGATGATGCAGAGGTAGACGCTCACCTGAATCCTGTCGCCGCGCGGGTGCAAGGGACAGTAACTAAGGTGTACGTCGAGGACAACCAGGTCGTACAGGCCGGCCAGCCTCTCGTCGATCTCGATCCGAATGATGTTACGGTTGCACTCGCTCAGGCGCAGGCCAACTACGATCAGGCCGTCGCTCAACTGAACGCACAGAACCCCAACGTACCGATCACCCAGGCGACCAACGCCAGCGACATCGCCTCGCAGCAGGCCGAGGTGCAGAATGCGGAAGCTGCCCTCAGCGCAGCCAAGAGTGACTATGAGAGCGCCGTTGCAAAGCTGCGTCAGGCCGAGGCGACAAATCAGAAGAGCCAATCCGATCTCGTCCGGTATAAGCAACTGCTTGATAAGCAGGAGATTGCCCACTCGGACTACGACCAGTATTCATCGACGGCACGGTCACAAGAAGCTGCCGTCAATGCGGCTGCCGCCTCTGCGGACTCTTACAAGAAGGTCATTCAGCAACGCGAGGCACAGGTTGTTCAGCAGCGTGCCAAGTACCAGCAGACGACCGCGAACGCTCCCCGTCAAGTTGAGATCAAGCATGCCACTGTTGCTGGCAATGCGGCGGCGGTCGAGTCTTCCAAAGCGCAGTTGGAGCAGGCAAAGCTGAATCTAGCCTACTGCCATGTTGTGGCTCCCGTCGCCGGCATCGTCATGCAGCGGAGCGCAGAGGTAGGCCAGCGCGTTGCTGCCGGCGTTCAGTTACTCATGGTGGCACAGGTTGATTCGCCCTGGGTCACAGCGAACTTCAAGGAGACACAACTTCGCAAGATGCATCCCGGACAAAGTGTAACCGTGAAAGTGGATGCTTTGGAACGGTCTTTCAACGGAACGGTGGAAAGCATTGCAGCCTCGACCGGCGACCGTGCAAGCGTGTTGCCTGCGGAAAACGCCACCGGCAACTATGTGAAGGTCGTGCAACGCCTTCCTGTACGAATTCGATTTCTGCCCAATCAAGACGGTCTGGACAAAGTTCGTCCCGGTATGTCCGTAGAGCCAACCGTTCACTTCAAATAG